The segment CTCCTATGGCCCAACTTGCTTCCCCACCGGGAGGCACGCCTGGTGTGAAAGGAGCCAAGCCAACAATCCTCGATCTGACAATTTATTGCAACTATCATTACTAGTAGTGGCTGAACCATCGATTTTGATTAAAAGGGCTCGAACAAATATGATTATATTTTCAGTGTGTTAAAATATATAATTACATGTTTaaagaatttttaaaaatattacaTTATTTCTTATCAAAATCATCATATTTTAACAAAAAATAGGTGAATTAATATTTTTTGTGCtataaatatcaatatttatatagATACTTTAAGTAAATTATTGTGCTGGGGGAGAGGCACTGCTTGTGCTAGCCCCTGGTTCCGCcaattagggatgaaaacggatcggatacggacggatatcatcgatatcatatttgttttcatatttttggtcggattcggattcgaatgcGGATAATCTCAACCATatcggataagatacgattggatgttgacatcataaatatacgatttaagtattcggattcAGATATTCAGACTCGGATACAGACAGATCTGAACCCCTTTAAACGAAtttggtctcgaatacggtcgaaaaatattcgtaccgttttcatccctagtgaTCATTACCACTACCAATTATCattacgtgtgtgtgtgtgtatatatatatatatatatatatatatatatatatatatatatatataacgtgTAAGTTATACTTTTAAATAAGCCTTTTATAAAAATAGTTTGGGCGATCTAATTTattatactaattatgtaccttaaacattaatattttcttatatatattcgATCAAAATTAATTATATTTGGTTTCTCGAGAAATAAAAACGACAAATaaggagggagtatatatatctACGTGCACATATATGAAGTTTTGAAAGTTTGACAAGATGAGAAATTTTCTGCTGTCGTTCAAAACTAgcaataatttacaaaattagcAAAAATACATTACTTCTCTCCATGGATGAGATACTAGTAATAATTAGAAAGGTGCCCAACGAGTATCTTAGCACACCTTAACAGCAACAGCTACCACTGATGCAAAAGGGAAGAAAGAAAAATCAAGGAGAAAATGAAAACAACAATAAAAAAAAGGTTATACTCATTACCATTAGAACCGGAGTACTACTTGCAGTAATTCCAATTAATCAGAGAATAAAATTTTTTGATGCCACTAGACTTTTTCACGAATCTTGAAGCCGCCTACACAGTTTCTGGGTCGTCCTCCCCACTGTTGGAAATCAGCGGCTCGTGGTCGTAGCAGCTCCTCTCCACCACCCCGCCCTCCTGCTCCCCGTTCTCCGGCCTGCCTCCCTCTCCCACGGCCGtcgctgacgtgtgggcctcagGCTTCTCCACGTCGGCCTCCGCGCCTGACGTCAGCTCCTGCGCCCTCCGCGCCTGCGCCTCCCAGTCGGTGGAGCCGACGACGAACAGCATGAGCCCCGCGCAGCACACCTGCGCCGCGAGCAGGCCGATCCAGAGCCCGACGAAGCCCACGCCGAGCCCGAAGGCCAGCAGCACGGCGACGGGCATGCCCACCAGGTAGAAGGCGCCGAGGTTGACGTGCGCGGCGCGCGTCGGCCGCGCGCTGCCGCGGAGCACGCCGCAGCCGACGGTCTGCGGGCAGTTCCCGAGCTCGCAGAGCCCCACGACGGGGAGCGCGGCCGCGGTGAGCCGGAGTATCTCGTCGTCGGCGGTGAACATGCGGCCCCAGGCGTGGCGCACCCCGGCCGCGAACGACATGGCCGCGAGGCCCATGCCCGCGGCGCCGGCCACGGCCACGTGCGCCGCGGCGCGCGCGCGGCCGGGGCGGTTCGCGCCGAGCTCGTTGCCCACCCGCGTGGACGCGCCGAGACCCAGCGACGACGGGAACACGTACACCAGCGCCGTCGTCTGCATGAGCACGCCCATGGACGCCACCGCCGGCTTCGGGTCCGGCAGGAGGCCGCAGAGCAGGATCATCACCTCGTACCACCACCACTCCAGGCACACCGACACACAGCTGGGCGCCGCCAGACGTGCCAGCGGTCCCCACCCGGCGAGGCACTCCGCCGTGGGCGGCCCCGCCGCTCGCAGCGCGGAGTCGCGACGGCCGAGGACGCACGCGAGGAGCACGACGAGGAGGACGAGGTTGGACGCCGACGCCGCGGCGGCCACCCCAGGGGCACCGAGCTCGAGCCGCGCCACCAGCACGTAGTTGGTCGGCGCGTGGAACAGCACGGCagcgcccgcggcggcggcgagcggccACGTTATCCCCTGCGACCGGAGGTACACCCGGAGCGGGTGGATGACTGAGAAGGAGAAGAGGTCGGGGAGGGAGAAGAGGATGTAGTCCTGCGCGAGTGCCGTGATCTCCATGTCCTGACCGAGGAAGACGAGGATCTTGGACATGTTGAGCCAGAGCGCGGAGAGCGGCAGCGAGCAGCAGAGCAGGAAGAGGACGGAGCGGTAGAGGGTGAGGCCAAGCAGGCGCGGCTGGTTGGCGCCGAACGCCTGGGTGCAGAGCGGGTCCATGCCGAGCGACAGGCCTGACAGCACCGAGTAGCCGGTGATGTTGGCGAAGCCGACGGCGAGGGACCCGGCAGCTAGAGGGAGGTCGCCGATGGAGCCCAGGAAGAGCATCGACAAGGCCGTCCGGGAGTAGAGCAGCAGAGCCGTCAACGCGA is part of the Sorghum bicolor cultivar BTx623 chromosome 10, Sorghum_bicolor_NCBIv3, whole genome shotgun sequence genome and harbors:
- the LOC8076717 gene encoding protein DETOXIFICATION 52, with amino-acid sequence MHSHPSHCPPSTVKYTSKALLCPLVLCSLFSITKLQHTPDPPMCTTPVPSPPAVALVGVKGGHHVYVTVPQVPEGDDAAVHGGRQLKCRTVPLPTAGETFREAVALCRLAFPIALTALLLYSRTALSMLFLGSIGDLPLAAGSLAVGFANITGYSVLSGLSLGMDPLCTQAFGANQPRLLGLTLYRSVLFLLCCSLPLSALWLNMSKILVFLGQDMEITALAQDYILFSLPDLFSFSVIHPLRVYLRSQGITWPLAAAAGAAVLFHAPTNYVLVARLELGAPGVAAAASASNLVLLVVLLACVLGRRDSALRAAGPPTAECLAGWGPLARLAAPSCVSVCLEWWWYEVMILLCGLLPDPKPAVASMGVLMQTTALVYVFPSSLGLGASTRVGNELGANRPGRARAAAHVAVAGAAGMGLAAMSFAAGVRHAWGRMFTADDEILRLTAAALPVVGLCELGNCPQTVGCGVLRGSARPTRAAHVNLGAFYLVGMPVAVLLAFGLGVGFVGLWIGLLAAQVCCAGLMLFVVGSTDWEAQARRAQELTSGAEADVEKPEAHTSATAVGEGGRPENGEQEGGVVERSCYDHEPLISNSGEDDPETV